A DNA window from Candidatus Eremiobacterota bacterium contains the following coding sequences:
- a CDS encoding ABC transporter permease, with amino-acid sequence MVSSELKASYAFIERNLHLMKRYMAWELVFLTYTVVNALSIAFIGVAMGDSEKVLYLVVGAVLWGFLSLLFHEISEAVAWERWEGTIEYTLMAPVRRITYLLGTSISTILYGLMRTVIILMVVAQFLDLSLAKANVPAACAILAVSSLSFIGLGFLGAVLPLLSPEKGPQATHILQAVILLVSGVYYEVGVLPAWLQPLSHLSPATYTLRAMRAALLHGAGFRELGWYFLLLALMGAVLMTAGYGAFLAGVRYARSKGKLSRSG; translated from the coding sequence ATGGTATCGTCTGAATTGAAGGCATCCTATGCCTTTATTGAAAGAAATTTACATCTTATGAAACGCTATATGGCGTGGGAACTTGTATTTCTCACCTACACCGTAGTGAATGCCCTTTCTATTGCCTTTATCGGGGTGGCAATGGGAGATTCAGAGAAAGTGCTCTATCTTGTGGTGGGCGCTGTGCTCTGGGGATTTCTCTCGCTCCTTTTCCATGAAATCAGCGAAGCTGTTGCCTGGGAGCGCTGGGAGGGCACCATCGAGTACACTCTCATGGCGCCGGTAAGGCGAATAACGTACCTTCTGGGAACGTCGATCTCTACGATACTTTATGGCCTTATGCGCACAGTGATTATCCTGATGGTAGTGGCGCAGTTCCTGGATCTCTCGCTTGCAAAGGCCAACGTGCCTGCCGCCTGCGCAATTCTGGCGGTGTCGAGCCTTTCATTCATCGGACTCGGCTTCCTGGGAGCGGTACTCCCGCTTCTTTCGCCGGAAAAGGGGCCCCAGGCCACCCATATCTTACAGGCAGTGATACTGCTGGTGTCGGGCGTGTACTATGAAGTGGGGGTGCTCCCCGCGTGGCTTCAGCCGCTGTCCCACCTCTCGCCGGCTACGTACACCCTCAGGGCGATGCGTGCCGCCCTGCTTCATGGCGCGGGATTCAGGGAGCTTGGCTGGTATTTCCTGCTCCTTGCCCTGATGGGCGCAGTGCTGATGACGGCAGGCTACGGCGCTTTTCTGGCCGGTGTGCGCTACGCGAGGAGCAAGGGGAAGCTCTCGAGGAGCGGCTAG
- a CDS encoding tetratricopeptide repeat protein, with protein sequence MEATSRNESRKSRISFPVLMAILFVMYLGYYFVNNWYQFRLLCRESCRLIEAQDLDKAMEVTLKARNLNRRDPYTYVLSGIIWTWRHDDEKALEDYDKAIALNARYLNAYCCRSKIYMKRGLFDLALRDAGEAIRLNPRNAGGYESRMHINIRKGKLDECLKDANQVVALEPSRSESYHARAYVYCCLDQYDKALQDIDKALGIARSPFYLSLKGTILSGRGDFVGALKACNDALSISDKYSELYIDRGLVYYYTYDYEAALRDFNKALELHGENAANYSMRGLLYARTYRFNEALADLDRAIALDSRYASAYSIRSMVYCYLGKAGKALEDSKKAVDFVPDNSVALWYRGFALLYARDYRGAIEALDKSLKNCPLKYGSYSKRGVARARLKNYRQALKDCESALGIEKKSTLVLNDFGVVCTLKGDRKKAVEYFNGALKLDPLDAEVYKNRGDACFALKNTARAFRDWKKAGEIDSEGMIGKEARDSLRKHKK encoded by the coding sequence ATGGAAGCTACTTCTCGCAATGAATCGAGGAAAAGCAGGATTTCATTTCCAGTTCTCATGGCAATTCTCTTTGTCATGTATCTTGGCTATTACTTTGTGAATAACTGGTATCAGTTCCGCCTGCTCTGCCGCGAATCGTGCAGGCTTATTGAAGCACAGGACCTGGACAAGGCCATGGAAGTGACGCTGAAGGCCAGGAACCTCAACCGCCGCGATCCCTATACCTATGTGTTGAGCGGGATAATATGGACCTGGAGGCATGATGATGAAAAAGCTCTTGAAGACTATGACAAGGCCATAGCCCTCAACGCCAGATATCTTAATGCTTATTGCTGCCGTTCAAAAATTTATATGAAGAGAGGGCTGTTTGACCTGGCGCTCAGGGATGCCGGGGAGGCTATCAGGCTCAATCCCAGGAACGCCGGGGGATATGAAAGTCGCATGCACATCAACATCCGGAAGGGAAAACTGGATGAGTGCCTGAAGGATGCCAATCAGGTGGTGGCGCTTGAACCGTCCCGAAGCGAGTCTTATCATGCCAGGGCTTACGTTTATTGCTGCCTGGATCAGTATGACAAGGCTTTGCAGGATATCGACAAGGCGCTCGGGATTGCCCGGAGTCCCTTTTACCTTTCCCTGAAGGGAACGATACTTTCCGGCAGGGGTGATTTCGTTGGCGCCCTGAAGGCCTGCAACGATGCTCTCTCAATTTCGGATAAATACAGCGAGCTTTATATTGACAGGGGATTGGTATATTATTATACCTATGACTATGAGGCAGCCCTCAGGGATTTCAACAAGGCTCTGGAGCTCCATGGCGAAAATGCAGCGAATTACTCCATGCGGGGATTGCTCTATGCGCGCACATATCGATTCAATGAGGCCCTGGCGGATCTTGACAGGGCAATTGCACTGGATTCCAGGTACGCTTCCGCCTATTCCATAAGGAGCATGGTCTATTGCTACCTGGGCAAGGCAGGCAAGGCGCTTGAGGATTCAAAAAAGGCAGTCGATTTTGTCCCCGATAACAGTGTCGCCCTCTGGTATCGGGGTTTTGCCCTCCTCTATGCCAGGGATTATCGCGGGGCGATAGAGGCTCTTGATAAGTCGCTGAAGAACTGCCCCCTGAAATATGGATCTTACAGCAAACGCGGCGTCGCCCGGGCCCGCCTGAAGAATTACAGGCAGGCCCTCAAAGACTGCGAGAGCGCTCTCGGCATTGAAAAGAAAAGCACCCTTGTATTGAATGATTTTGGGGTGGTATGCACTCTTAAGGGTGACAGGAAGAAGGCAGTGGAGTACTTCAACGGGGCCCTTAAACTTGATCCCCTCGACGCCGAGGTTTACAAAAACCGCGGCGATGCCTGCTTCGCGCTCAAGAACACTGCCAGGGCCTTTCGGGACTGGAAGAAGGCCGGGGAAATCGACAGTGAAGGCATGATAGGAAAAGAAGCCCGCGACTCCCTCAGGAAGCATAAGAAATGA
- a CDS encoding ADP-ribosyltransferase domain-containing protein, which translates to MNITPLNGHQVINRAEAARKALPEGKAAPGSEAISLPLPVESFQKQDSLPVAFPLASEQTADPSTASDAPPAPPQVPENIVQNGNGTLSAFDEPPAPAAAQGGGEINFAARYGVEQSRSGGEKFGFPGTRNRDLRHLRLSEPEQKKIYGKVKKNLTCFEKVTEKYKKVSEDLRAEGLKDPPSPAELAALEIYSDGDYTRINPVLRGDRMPLLDRLLYPLGIGPGVSMEGITLLCASALNKLPPFQGTVYRESRLYGDQPDQYEPGKTVKELAFTSTSSETQGAAQRMGNTLFIISSETGRAIDRFSRHPREKEVLFPPGTEFKVLGREEKILDGKPMTVILMEEAG; encoded by the coding sequence TTGAATATCACGCCGCTTAACGGGCACCAGGTCATCAACCGTGCCGAGGCTGCCAGGAAAGCCCTTCCTGAGGGCAAGGCCGCTCCCGGCTCTGAAGCTATCTCTCTTCCTCTCCCGGTGGAGAGCTTCCAGAAGCAAGACTCCCTCCCCGTTGCTTTCCCGCTGGCGAGCGAACAGACTGCCGATCCCTCAACGGCTTCCGACGCTCCGCCTGCTCCCCCCCAGGTGCCTGAGAATATCGTGCAGAACGGAAACGGCACCCTGAGCGCTTTTGACGAGCCCCCGGCCCCGGCAGCCGCGCAGGGAGGAGGCGAGATAAACTTTGCAGCACGTTACGGGGTGGAGCAAAGCAGGAGCGGCGGTGAGAAATTCGGCTTCCCCGGCACCAGGAACCGTGACCTCAGGCATCTGAGGCTTTCGGAGCCGGAACAGAAAAAAATATACGGAAAAGTCAAGAAGAACCTCACATGCTTTGAGAAAGTGACGGAAAAATATAAAAAAGTCTCCGAGGACCTGAGAGCAGAGGGTCTGAAAGATCCCCCCTCCCCCGCGGAGCTCGCGGCGCTGGAAATCTATTCCGACGGGGATTACACGCGGATCAATCCCGTGCTGAGAGGCGACAGGATGCCCCTGCTGGACAGGCTCCTCTATCCCCTCGGCATAGGGCCCGGAGTGAGCATGGAAGGGATCACCCTCCTCTGTGCATCGGCATTGAACAAGCTGCCTCCCTTCCAGGGGACGGTGTACAGGGAATCAAGGCTCTACGGTGATCAGCCTGACCAGTACGAGCCGGGTAAGACAGTGAAGGAGCTCGCTTTTACCAGCACCAGCTCGGAAACCCAGGGCGCTGCGCAGCGAATGGGAAATACCCTTTTCATCATCAGCTCAGAGACCGGCAGAGCAATTGACCGCTTCTCCAGGCATCCCCGCGAGAAAGAGGTCCTCTTTCCACCGGGGACGGAGTTCAAAGTCCTGGGCAGAGAAGAGAAGATCCTCGACGGGAAGCCCATGACGGTCATCCTGATGGAAGAAGCAGGGTAA
- a CDS encoding ABC transporter ATP-binding protein, which yields MKAVCAHNLTKYFSGPGHGSGRESLSPLSRLLGAVRPKRTVTAALNGVGFEVERGEIFGILGANGSGKSTLIRIISTLLLPDEGFVSVFGYDVVSRELEVRRIINRVSVEASFFKKLSAMENLMYAARLYGLDGREARERINLVTGRLGFRNGKLTEPVENLSRGMQQKVSITRALLTKPSLLLLDEPTTGLDPCSKRQVQEYVASLNREEGLSIILTTHDMDEAERLCRRVAIMKEGRIVALGTPPELKRRIDMTFEEVFLELAGGDSGSSHGEPSEE from the coding sequence ATGAAAGCAGTGTGTGCCCATAATCTGACCAAGTATTTTTCCGGCCCGGGGCATGGAAGCGGCAGGGAATCCCTGAGTCCCCTTTCCAGGCTTCTGGGCGCCGTTCGCCCGAAAAGGACCGTGACGGCTGCCCTCAATGGAGTGGGGTTCGAGGTGGAGAGAGGCGAGATCTTCGGCATCCTGGGAGCAAACGGCTCCGGCAAATCGACGCTTATCCGCATCATATCGACGCTTCTCCTTCCCGATGAAGGCTTTGTGAGCGTGTTCGGCTATGACGTAGTCTCCCGTGAGCTCGAGGTCCGGAGGATAATCAACAGGGTATCGGTGGAGGCCTCTTTTTTCAAGAAGCTCTCCGCCATGGAGAACCTCATGTACGCAGCCCGCCTCTATGGCCTGGACGGCCGCGAGGCAAGGGAGCGGATAAACCTGGTGACAGGTCGTCTCGGCTTCAGGAACGGAAAGCTTACCGAGCCTGTCGAGAATCTCTCGCGGGGCATGCAGCAGAAGGTCTCCATCACCAGGGCTCTTCTCACGAAGCCATCCCTTCTGCTTCTCGATGAGCCCACCACGGGGCTTGATCCCTGTTCAAAGCGCCAGGTCCAGGAATATGTGGCCTCCCTGAACCGCGAGGAAGGCCTCTCCATAATCCTGACGACCCACGACATGGATGAGGCAGAGAGGCTCTGCAGGAGAGTTGCCATAATGAAGGAGGGGCGTATTGTTGCCCTTGGCACCCCGCCTGAGCTTAAAAGACGCATTGACATGACCTTCGAGGAAGTGTTTCTTGAGCTGGCCGGTGGAGACAGCGGATCATCCCATGGTGAGCCATCGGAAGAGTAA
- a CDS encoding ATP-binding protein, protein MNPDFKYIERDLEAVLRKHLNKGKVIVLYGARQVGKTTLLKNLFPEKGRALYIACEQPRIQSQLIPDALVLKRVIGAYSTVVFDEAQYLDNPGLILKVLVDNFPRKNIIASGSSSFDLSNKVSEPLTGRHFKFLLFPLSLREIYRQVSPLDRQFHLEQALIYGAYPEIFTTDSAEEKMMSLQTLADAYLYKDILSFHRVKSSQKVRELLIALALQTGSEVSYSELANTIGADRKTVEHYLDLLEKSFVIFRLYGFSRNMRSEINRKVKIYFYDTGIRNTIINNFNPLSMRADSGGLFESFVAAEMLKREAGESQKSTFYFWRTYEQKEVDLVSDKNGVITAYEVKLKAPKKTPGFSAFLKAYPGAETLLITAENLLQHP, encoded by the coding sequence ATGAATCCCGATTTTAAATATATTGAACGCGATCTGGAGGCTGTCCTCAGGAAGCACCTCAACAAGGGCAAGGTTATTGTTCTCTATGGAGCCCGCCAGGTAGGCAAAACGACCCTGCTCAAGAACCTTTTCCCTGAGAAAGGAAGAGCCCTGTATATTGCATGCGAGCAGCCCCGGATTCAATCGCAGCTCATACCTGATGCACTTGTGCTGAAAAGGGTAATTGGCGCTTATTCCACCGTTGTTTTTGACGAAGCCCAGTATCTCGATAATCCCGGCCTCATCCTGAAGGTGCTTGTTGACAATTTCCCCCGGAAAAACATCATTGCATCAGGCTCATCTTCTTTCGATCTCTCAAACAAGGTAAGCGAACCCCTTACAGGAAGACATTTCAAGTTTCTGCTCTTCCCTCTGTCACTGCGGGAAATATACCGCCAGGTGTCCCCTCTGGACAGGCAGTTTCACCTGGAGCAGGCCCTCATCTACGGCGCCTATCCGGAGATTTTTACCACAGATAGTGCAGAGGAGAAAATGATGAGTCTTCAGACGCTCGCGGATGCATACCTTTACAAAGACATTCTTTCTTTTCACAGGGTCAAAAGCAGCCAGAAGGTCAGGGAACTGCTTATCGCCCTCGCTTTGCAGACAGGGAGTGAAGTCTCATACAGCGAGCTGGCCAATACCATAGGCGCCGACAGGAAAACTGTGGAGCATTACCTGGATCTCCTGGAAAAGTCATTTGTCATATTCAGGTTATACGGCTTCAGCCGGAATATGCGGAGCGAAATAAACAGAAAGGTAAAAATTTACTTTTACGACACAGGGATCAGAAACACCATTATCAATAATTTCAACCCCCTTTCAATGCGCGCAGACAGCGGAGGCCTCTTTGAAAGCTTTGTGGCTGCGGAAATGCTGAAGAGAGAAGCCGGCGAATCACAAAAGAGCACTTTTTATTTCTGGCGCACCTATGAGCAAAAGGAAGTCGATCTCGTCTCCGATAAGAACGGCGTGATAACCGCCTACGAGGTCAAACTGAAAGCGCCCAAGAAAACTCCCGGCTTTTCAGCCTTTTTGAAAGCGTACCCTGGAGCTGAGACCTTGCTGATAACGGCTGAGAACCTTCTTCAGCATCCCTGA
- a CDS encoding tetratricopeptide repeat protein → MPKPVILGLVILCVILIIFFIIKRLASPKLLKIDLEGPFIPPPAGEGAKPLDEKTPCMLLQDNISETLKMAEQHIEKGELDQAFALYEGLLPACPSNPDVLRGKGGVLFRMGKIDEGFMVNEEALRLDPGEYRTWFNRGMFLMLKGDPENADKSFRKATELNPYDVPSYIQRAYCLGILERMDEMLECCDRVLTLEPDNVQALVLRAKTMKMPGSEKEALETIDKALAIDESSFEAWRSRGLILISLGELPRALESLDRAVKENPRYYMSWFDRAMVLERMGRFREALGSFDKALESEPRFFPALTHRAVCLGELSMPEEALKAFDEVLSQKPDDLEALHQKALLLSGTGRPAEALPLIEKVIKVAGPSVPPLSAKATILRKLGRLDEALATVEEILSLAPASAPMLTRKGLIAVELKLWDDAIASFDRALELNPRDFSAWSNKGGALIELGRLEEALACEEKALKLDAKHAGVWANRGTALFRLERFDEALFSYDRALVLNPLDDMVLLWKGKTLEKMGKGAEAKQCFEEALRLNAHNVEASERLSS, encoded by the coding sequence ATGCCAAAGCCTGTCATCCTCGGACTCGTCATCCTCTGCGTGATACTCATCATATTTTTCATCATCAAAAGACTGGCCTCGCCAAAGCTTCTGAAAATCGACCTGGAAGGCCCCTTCATCCCTCCTCCCGCCGGGGAAGGCGCAAAGCCTCTCGATGAAAAAACGCCATGCATGCTCCTCCAGGACAATATCAGCGAGACGCTGAAAATGGCAGAGCAGCATATTGAGAAGGGGGAGCTCGACCAGGCCTTCGCCCTTTACGAGGGACTCCTTCCCGCCTGCCCCTCCAATCCCGACGTGCTCAGGGGAAAGGGAGGGGTCCTCTTCCGCATGGGAAAGATTGACGAGGGCTTCATGGTGAATGAGGAGGCCCTCAGGCTCGACCCCGGCGAATACCGCACCTGGTTCAACAGGGGCATGTTCCTGATGCTGAAGGGCGATCCCGAAAACGCGGATAAGAGCTTCAGAAAAGCCACGGAGCTCAACCCTTACGATGTCCCCTCTTACATTCAGCGCGCATACTGCCTGGGCATCCTGGAGAGAATGGACGAGATGCTGGAGTGCTGCGACAGGGTCCTTACCCTGGAGCCTGACAATGTGCAGGCCCTGGTGCTCCGCGCCAAGACCATGAAAATGCCGGGCTCTGAGAAGGAGGCCCTCGAGACCATCGACAAAGCCCTGGCCATTGACGAATCCTCTTTCGAGGCCTGGAGATCCCGGGGGCTCATCCTTATCTCGCTGGGGGAGCTCCCCAGAGCCCTGGAGAGCCTCGACAGGGCCGTCAAGGAGAATCCCCGGTACTACATGTCGTGGTTTGACCGGGCCATGGTACTGGAGCGGATGGGAAGGTTCCGGGAGGCCCTCGGCTCTTTTGATAAAGCCCTGGAGAGCGAGCCAAGGTTTTTTCCTGCCCTCACCCACAGGGCCGTCTGCCTGGGCGAGCTCTCCATGCCGGAAGAGGCGCTGAAAGCCTTTGATGAAGTCCTCTCGCAGAAGCCTGATGACCTGGAGGCCCTCCACCAGAAGGCCTTACTCCTTTCAGGCACGGGCAGGCCCGCCGAAGCGCTCCCCCTCATTGAAAAGGTCATCAAGGTGGCAGGCCCTTCGGTTCCCCCTCTCTCTGCAAAAGCTACGATCCTAAGGAAGCTGGGACGGCTTGACGAAGCCCTGGCCACCGTGGAAGAGATCCTCTCCCTGGCTCCTGCATCGGCGCCCATGCTGACCCGGAAGGGTCTCATTGCCGTTGAATTGAAGCTCTGGGATGATGCCATAGCCTCTTTTGACAGAGCACTTGAGCTGAATCCCCGGGATTTCTCGGCGTGGTCAAACAAGGGCGGCGCCCTCATAGAGCTTGGCCGTCTCGAGGAAGCTCTTGCCTGCGAAGAGAAGGCCCTCAAGCTCGACGCGAAGCACGCCGGCGTGTGGGCCAACAGGGGGACTGCCCTTTTCAGGCTCGAAAGATTCGATGAGGCCCTCTTCAGCTATGACAGGGCCCTGGTCCTGAACCCCCTTGACGACATGGTCCTTCTCTGGAAGGGAAAGACCCTGGAAAAAATGGGAAAAGGCGCCGAGGCGAAGCAATGCTTCGAAGAAGCGCTCCGCCTCAACGCCCACAATGTAGAAGCAAGTGAAAGGCTCTCCTCCTAG
- a CDS encoding class I adenylate-forming enzyme family protein, with product MERYRELIEASYRSLEENLADYVRKYASALPGSVAFIETHTGTELTWENFEKSVNFFAAILRGHGLKKGDIVATSLPLSKEHVFLIYACYRTGLIAAPLDLRLKKGELLYSFEKMKPRAYFFLGRTAQADFTDTMSELMKASPSVEHWVQFQQDDEGILDGALHFRRFLSGAGPVPESAVDDARMKCTRRDPCLIIFTTGSTGMPKAALLCHENILIQNIGISVCFDLKVSDRMLVNLPASHVGCITEQLASIIYAGGTAVILPVFDAQKSLEAIESHRVTFMGQIPALFNLQWKLSNYGDYDLSSLKYAVYGGQAASLDFLDRMAVMAPFIGTGLGLTELGGFCTYTDHGATPSRIFEGLGYASPLCPLSIREPMRPDGMAGDEKLPGETGEICFSGPQVFPGYLNDEKSTAETVSRDGFCYTGDVGSYDDRGLHLKGRSKLIIKPKGFQVFPGYIEDHIMKKLEGKAASAAVIGFEHALYSEAVIAFVEPLPGCEFTAREVSKACRDIASYARPAHIEVINPGEMPMNRVGKTDYMALRDKAAPIVAHLRSQGKWDRRR from the coding sequence ATGGAAAGATACAGGGAGCTTATCGAAGCATCATACCGGTCTCTTGAGGAGAACCTTGCCGATTATGTGAGAAAATACGCCTCTGCCCTGCCAGGCAGTGTTGCGTTCATTGAGACCCATACAGGCACAGAGCTTACCTGGGAGAACTTCGAGAAATCAGTGAATTTTTTTGCCGCGATCCTGCGGGGCCATGGCCTGAAAAAAGGCGATATCGTCGCCACTTCCCTTCCCCTGTCGAAAGAACATGTTTTTCTCATCTACGCCTGCTACAGGACGGGCCTTATCGCCGCCCCCCTGGACCTCCGCCTGAAAAAGGGTGAGCTCCTTTACAGCTTTGAGAAAATGAAGCCCCGGGCCTATTTTTTCCTGGGCCGGACCGCCCAGGCCGACTTTACCGACACCATGAGCGAGCTCATGAAGGCTTCTCCCTCGGTGGAGCACTGGGTCCAGTTCCAGCAGGACGACGAGGGCATTCTTGACGGCGCCCTTCACTTCCGCCGATTTCTATCAGGGGCGGGGCCCGTGCCGGAGAGTGCCGTCGATGACGCGAGGATGAAGTGCACCAGGCGCGATCCCTGCCTGATAATCTTCACGACGGGCTCCACGGGGATGCCCAAGGCGGCTCTCCTCTGCCATGAGAACATCCTGATCCAGAATATAGGGATCTCCGTGTGCTTTGACCTCAAGGTGAGCGACAGGATGCTTGTAAACCTCCCGGCTTCCCATGTGGGCTGCATCACCGAGCAGCTCGCCTCCATCATTTACGCCGGCGGCACGGCCGTAATCCTCCCCGTTTTTGACGCCCAGAAAAGCCTTGAGGCCATCGAGTCCCACAGGGTCACCTTCATGGGCCAGATCCCGGCGCTTTTCAACCTGCAGTGGAAGCTCTCCAATTATGGAGACTATGACCTGTCGAGCCTCAAGTACGCCGTTTATGGCGGCCAGGCCGCATCCCTTGACTTTCTCGACAGAATGGCTGTCATGGCGCCCTTCATAGGCACGGGCCTGGGGCTTACCGAGCTTGGCGGTTTCTGCACCTACACCGATCATGGCGCGACGCCTTCGAGAATTTTCGAAGGCCTTGGCTACGCCTCGCCACTCTGCCCCTTGAGCATCCGCGAGCCTATGAGGCCTGACGGGATGGCAGGTGATGAAAAGCTCCCGGGCGAGACAGGGGAGATCTGCTTCTCGGGACCCCAGGTCTTCCCCGGGTATCTCAATGATGAGAAGAGCACCGCCGAGACCGTCTCCCGCGACGGCTTCTGCTACACCGGCGACGTGGGCTCCTATGATGACAGGGGCCTTCACCTCAAGGGACGCTCCAAGCTCATTATCAAACCCAAGGGATTCCAGGTTTTTCCCGGGTATATCGAGGACCATATCATGAAAAAGCTCGAGGGGAAAGCGGCCTCGGCTGCGGTCATCGGCTTTGAGCATGCACTTTACTCAGAGGCCGTCATCGCCTTCGTGGAGCCTCTCCCCGGATGTGAATTCACGGCCCGCGAGGTCTCAAAAGCCTGCAGGGATATCGCCTCCTATGCAAGGCCGGCCCATATCGAGGTCATCAACCCAGGCGAGATGCCGATGAACAGGGTGGGGAAGACCGACTACATGGCCCTCAGGGACAAGGCCGCTCCCATAGTGGCGCACCTGCGCTCCCAGGGGAAGTGGGACCGCAGAAGGTGA
- a CDS encoding PilZ domain-containing protein produces MSWLARIKEVVLGPRIQKDLYKDRRKVPRIKCHIEVILSDGGGNCLQGEVTDLEVSGIGCTVPRKLEKGAQFKIATNDFKAPAHAFNVESVSVEVIWCRKKKLDDYYVAGFRFTDAPEVLDNSWVHYVLKNFGMAGIPLEQRRKEIRVPSKIPLRCQSGENIIFEGSVYDISLGGIKMSLREDSPQVGQKVTLHIGTFEELPVLKCYAKILRSSLNVADMRYHVGAEFMKLNNSQVMLLGRYIKRLLQRSGAQ; encoded by the coding sequence ATGAGCTGGCTTGCCAGGATAAAGGAAGTGGTTCTCGGACCTCGCATTCAAAAAGACCTCTACAAGGACAGAAGAAAGGTACCACGCATTAAATGCCATATAGAGGTAATTCTTTCTGACGGAGGGGGAAATTGCCTCCAGGGTGAGGTGACAGACCTGGAGGTCTCAGGGATTGGCTGCACGGTGCCCCGGAAACTGGAGAAAGGCGCACAGTTCAAGATTGCCACCAATGATTTTAAAGCTCCCGCTCATGCTTTCAATGTGGAAAGCGTGTCAGTGGAGGTCATCTGGTGCAGAAAAAAGAAGCTCGATGATTATTATGTAGCGGGATTCCGCTTCACCGATGCGCCTGAGGTTCTTGATAACTCCTGGGTACATTATGTGCTGAAAAATTTCGGTATGGCAGGAATCCCTCTGGAACAGAGGCGGAAGGAAATCCGGGTACCGTCAAAAATACCCCTCAGATGCCAGTCCGGTGAGAATATCATATTTGAAGGCTCAGTCTATGATATCAGCCTGGGAGGCATCAAGATGAGCCTGAGGGAAGATTCCCCCCAGGTGGGGCAGAAGGTGACCCTTCATATAGGCACCTTTGAAGAGCTTCCGGTACTGAAATGCTATGCGAAGATCCTGAGGAGCTCTCTCAATGTGGCAGATATGCGATATCATGTGGGTGCGGAGTTTATGAAACTCAATAACAGCCAGGTCATGCTCCTGGGGAGATATATCAAGCGGCTGCTTCAGAGATCAGGAGCTCAATAA
- a CDS encoding ornithine cyclodeaminase family protein, protein MSTILYLSLDDVKSLAVPMAEILERVEKVFQEKGLGHYEMPPKPGIHPMPDAFIHAMPSHLPRMSAAGIKWVSGFPENQKKGLPYISGLLILNDPETGIPLAVMDCTWITAMRTAAATAVSAKYCARRDSETVAMLACGVQGRTNLEALSLVCPHIKEVRAYDINGSVQERYVKDMGERFNFQVRGASGPEEAVRGSDIIVTSGPIFKHPSPVIEKSWLKKGVFIGPVDFDSYVKPEVLTGADRFITDDRPQILYYQSQGYFLALPERIDELCDVVTGKIPGRTGEEELIVGMNLGISLLDMGTARLVHDKAKALKKGTGLPL, encoded by the coding sequence ATGTCCACCATCCTTTACCTTTCCCTTGATGACGTGAAATCTCTGGCGGTTCCCATGGCTGAGATCCTTGAGCGGGTGGAAAAAGTATTCCAGGAAAAGGGCCTGGGCCATTACGAGATGCCTCCCAAGCCCGGCATCCACCCGATGCCTGACGCCTTCATCCATGCCATGCCTTCGCACCTCCCCCGTATGAGCGCGGCGGGAATCAAGTGGGTGAGCGGCTTTCCAGAGAACCAGAAGAAGGGGCTCCCCTATATTTCGGGACTCCTTATACTGAACGACCCAGAGACGGGCATACCGCTCGCTGTGATGGACTGCACCTGGATTACCGCCATGCGCACCGCGGCAGCCACGGCAGTATCGGCAAAATACTGCGCCCGCAGGGACTCAGAGACTGTCGCCATGCTCGCCTGCGGCGTCCAGGGAAGAACGAACCTGGAAGCCCTCTCCCTCGTATGCCCCCATATTAAGGAAGTGAGGGCATATGATATCAACGGCTCCGTGCAGGAGCGCTATGTCAAAGATATGGGAGAGAGATTCAATTTCCAGGTGAGGGGTGCCTCGGGCCCGGAAGAGGCTGTAAGGGGCTCCGATATCATCGTCACCTCGGGACCGATTTTTAAGCATCCTTCGCCAGTCATCGAAAAATCCTGGCTGAAAAAGGGTGTCTTTATAGGCCCAGTGGATTTTGATTCCTACGTGAAGCCTGAGGTGCTCACCGGGGCGGACCGTTTCATTACCGATGACAGGCCCCAGATCCTCTATTATCAGTCCCAGGGATATTTCCTGGCGCTCCCTGAGAGGATTGACGAGCTCTGCGACGTGGTGACAGGGAAGATTCCGGGGCGGACCGGCGAGGAGGAGCTCATCGTGGGCATGAACCTTGGCATATCGCTGCTGGATATGGGGACCGCCCGCCTTGTCCATGACAAGGCAAAGGCTTTGAAGAAGGGTACCGGGCTGCCCCTCTAG